Proteins encoded within one genomic window of Dehalobacter sp.:
- a CDS encoding AAA family ATPase, translated as MIKSITLKKVATFDVSGIQIKDLKKINYIYGANGSGKTTISKLIDKQTDSIFANCSLVWENGLPIKALVYNKDFREKNFGKGSIDGVFTLGQATMEDIEAIKKMEEELAEIKDGGIKKKNTLDNQNIEKQNLEDAFKEAVWTEIYKKHEADFKEAFVNYRKKETFKIKILDDFQNNKEALKTYKELKEKAKTIFGKVPEIMSFITSIDFARLTEIETEEIWQKKIIGKADVKIAALIQKLNLNDWVNEGRNHLKANDTTCPFCQQPTITNDFRKQLDDYFDETFATDSALVKSNAEEYNRLASNLINVLQQIEATEKANSETKLNIETFSAYLKTLTSQFISNRELLNNKIKEPSRSIDLISVKEQLENIRQLIISANDEITSHNAIVKNYASERANLIKEIWKYIIEENKIKIEDYNNKSRGLQKGIIALEGQHKELKEKYKKLNSKIKEANKNVTSIQPSVDEINKILKSYGFLNFEIVPSETQKNQYQIQREDGSIAESTLSEGEITFITFLYFLQLAKGSKSEDLISEERILVVDDPISSLDSNILFVASSLLKEIIKSIKKSEGNIKQLILLTHNVYFHKEVTFIDGRTKESNDTYYWILRKNNNISAIQCFEKNNPIQSSYELLWKELKNRENSSGITIQNSMRRIIENYFKILGKYGDDDLIKKFSNRQEQEICRSLICWINDGSHGIPDDLFIEQSDDIIDKYFEVFKNIFVHTKHIEHYKMMMEERAV; from the coding sequence ATGATTAAATCAATTACCTTAAAAAAAGTAGCAACTTTTGATGTATCAGGTATTCAAATAAAAGATCTGAAAAAGATAAACTATATTTACGGTGCTAATGGGAGTGGGAAAACCACTATTTCGAAATTAATCGACAAACAAACTGATTCTATTTTTGCCAATTGTTCGCTTGTTTGGGAAAACGGACTGCCGATTAAGGCACTTGTTTATAACAAAGATTTTAGAGAAAAAAATTTTGGTAAGGGGAGTATAGACGGGGTTTTTACTTTGGGTCAAGCAACCATGGAAGATATCGAAGCTATTAAAAAAATGGAAGAGGAATTAGCTGAAATAAAAGATGGTGGAATAAAAAAGAAGAATACATTAGATAACCAGAATATTGAAAAGCAGAATCTTGAAGATGCATTTAAAGAGGCAGTATGGACAGAAATATATAAAAAACATGAAGCTGATTTTAAAGAAGCTTTTGTAAATTATCGAAAAAAAGAAACTTTCAAAATAAAAATTCTTGATGATTTTCAAAATAACAAAGAAGCCCTTAAAACTTATAAAGAACTAAAAGAGAAAGCTAAGACGATTTTTGGAAAAGTGCCAGAAATAATGTCATTTATTACTTCAATTGACTTTGCAAGGTTAACTGAAATCGAAACGGAAGAAATATGGCAGAAGAAAATCATTGGTAAAGCAGATGTTAAAATTGCCGCTCTGATTCAAAAACTAAATCTGAATGACTGGGTAAACGAAGGTAGAAACCACTTAAAGGCAAATGATACTACCTGTCCTTTTTGCCAGCAACCAACTATTACAAACGATTTTAGAAAGCAGCTAGATGATTATTTTGACGAAACTTTCGCCACCGACTCAGCCCTTGTAAAATCTAATGCAGAAGAATATAATCGGCTGGCCTCAAACTTAATAAATGTTTTGCAACAAATTGAAGCAACTGAAAAGGCAAACAGTGAAACTAAACTCAATATCGAAACATTTTCCGCCTATCTAAAAACTTTAACAAGCCAATTTATTTCCAATAGAGAATTACTAAATAATAAAATCAAAGAGCCAAGCCGTAGTATTGATTTAATATCGGTAAAAGAACAATTGGAGAATATTAGACAGTTGATAATAAGTGCCAATGATGAAATTACTTCGCATAATGCCATTGTTAAAAATTACGCTTCTGAAAGAGCTAATCTAATTAAGGAAATCTGGAAATATATTATTGAAGAAAACAAAATTAAAATTGAAGATTATAATAATAAATCAAGGGGATTACAAAAAGGTATAATTGCTTTAGAGGGGCAACATAAAGAATTAAAGGAAAAGTATAAAAAACTAAATAGCAAGATAAAAGAAGCCAATAAAAATGTAACAAGTATTCAACCTTCTGTTGACGAAATAAACAAAATATTAAAATCATACGGATTTTTAAATTTTGAAATAGTTCCTTCTGAAACTCAAAAGAACCAGTATCAAATCCAAAGGGAAGATGGGTCAATAGCTGAATCAACTTTAAGTGAGGGAGAAATTACATTTATAACTTTTCTTTATTTCCTACAACTGGCTAAAGGAAGTAAATCAGAAGATTTGATTTCGGAAGAAAGAATTTTAGTAGTTGATGATCCGATTTCAAGTCTAGATAGCAATATTTTGTTTGTTGCCAGTTCATTGCTTAAAGAGATAATTAAATCAATTAAAAAAAGTGAAGGAAACATAAAACAGTTAATACTCTTAACGCATAATGTTTATTTCCATAAGGAAGTTACATTTATTGACGGTCGTACAAAAGAATCTAATGATACGTACTATTGGATTCTACGAAAAAACAATAATATATCTGCTATTCAGTGTTTCGAGAAGAATAATCCTATTCAAAGTTCTTATGAACTTCTATGGAAGGAATTAAAAAACAGGGAAAACAGTTCTGGAATAACTATTCAGAATTCCATGAGAAGAATTATTGAAAATTACTTTAAAATTCTTGGCAAATATGGCGATGATGATTTAATAAAAAAATTTTCAAACCGCCAGGAACAAGAAATATGCAGGTCTTTGATTTGCTGGATTAATGACGGTTCTCATGGCATTCCTGACGATTTGTTTATAGAGCAGTCTGACGACATAATTGATAAATACTTCGAGGTTTTCAAAAACATCTTCGTTCATACCAAACACATTGAACACTATAAAATGATGATGGAAGAACGTGCTGTATAG
- a CDS encoding exonuclease domain-containing protein has product MSDFSFAVLDVETTGLFPGRHDRIIEIAIINMDLKGAIQRDFETLINPDRDLGPTHIHKITADMVRNAPMFKDIAGNILDCLAGNIIVGHNISFDYRFLDSEFQRLGIKLPRPVTICTLNMAKKMEPSIPSGKLGALCDYFNIPITRQHSAYGDCLSTAKLLKTLMNEYGLDNFNQHVTQPVQKSRWPVATKANDYFKRSCYETKQRECNYIGGLIERLPIDLAMDLKISKNKALILHQRYLSNLVRIALLDGIITEAEMADLYQVAKLLNVSDKILYDLISRAHKNNNIKDLAQVRQEYIGKTVCFTGTLSSFYDGMQITREMAHKLAVEHGLIVKKGVTKDLNFLVTADPDSMSGKAKKAREYSTKILAEQTFWSMLGIQVS; this is encoded by the coding sequence ATGAGTGATTTTAGTTTTGCTGTGCTTGATGTTGAAACCACAGGCCTATTCCCCGGTAGGCACGACAGAATTATTGAAATTGCAATAATAAATATGGACTTAAAAGGAGCTATTCAGAGGGATTTTGAAACATTAATAAATCCTGACCGGGACTTAGGCCCAACACATATACATAAAATTACTGCTGATATGGTAAGAAACGCCCCAATGTTTAAAGATATAGCGGGGAATATTCTGGATTGTTTAGCCGGTAATATCATTGTGGGTCACAATATAAGCTTTGATTATAGGTTCTTGGATAGTGAGTTCCAAAGACTTGGAATTAAATTGCCCAGACCCGTGACTATATGCACTTTAAACATGGCAAAGAAAATGGAACCGAGTATTCCTTCTGGAAAATTAGGGGCTTTGTGTGATTATTTTAATATTCCTATCACGAGGCAGCATAGTGCATATGGTGATTGCCTATCCACTGCAAAATTATTAAAGACTTTAATGAATGAATATGGATTAGATAATTTCAACCAACATGTCACTCAACCAGTCCAAAAATCCAGATGGCCGGTAGCTACCAAAGCGAATGATTATTTTAAACGTTCTTGTTATGAAACAAAACAGAGAGAATGTAACTATATTGGGGGATTAATTGAGAGATTACCAATCGACCTCGCCATGGATCTAAAGATTTCTAAAAACAAAGCACTAATACTTCATCAGCGGTATCTTTCAAACCTGGTAAGAATAGCACTTCTAGATGGAATAATTACTGAGGCTGAAATGGCTGATTTATATCAGGTAGCAAAGCTCCTTAATGTCTCAGATAAAATTTTATACGATTTAATCTCACGCGCTCATAAAAACAACAATATCAAGGATCTAGCTCAGGTAAGACAAGAATATATAGGAAAGACAGTTTGTTTTACTGGCACTTTAAGTTCCTTTTATGATGGTATGCAGATAACAAGAGAAATGGCTCATAAACTTGCGGTTGAGCATGGATTGATTGTCAAGAAAGGCGTTACAAAAGATTTAAATTTTCTTGTTACGGCTGATCCTGATTCTATGTCAGGAAAAGCCAAAAAAGCTAGAGAGTATAGTACAAAAATTCTTGCTGAGCAAACTTTCTGGAGTATGTTAGGTATTCAGGTTTCATGA